The following are encoded together in the Bubalus kerabau isolate K-KA32 ecotype Philippines breed swamp buffalo chromosome 3, PCC_UOA_SB_1v2, whole genome shotgun sequence genome:
- the CNPY3 gene encoding protein canopy homolog 3 isoform X1, translated as MEPLPEPASGPRLRPHRLLLLSLLLLLLLLLPAPELGPRQARAEDTDWVRLPSKCEVCKYVAVELKSAFEETGKTKEVIDTGYGILDRKASGVKYTKSDLRLIEVTETICKRLLDYSLHKERTGSNRFAKGMSETFETLHNLVHKGVKVVMDIPYELWNETSAEVADLKKQAAWQNSGLARRGTQPPWEARNPRRRAAGPRPWAVAAANRGRSWATSTETPAPRRTRASRRLPRSHTAPLTSSEPNPVAPADREPELGAQGSGPPASADGAAQGLSGACLASAASCRGNSSPGRTWIRCGQPGPASSLCPAFLSRPRLQAGPVISGLPRIPV; from the exons ATGGAGCCATTACCTGAGCCCGCGTCCGGGCCCCGACTCAGGCCCCACCGTCTTCTGCTTCTTTccctgctattgctgctgctgctgctactgccggCCCCGGAGCTGGGCCCCAGGCAAGCCCGAGCCGAGGACACCGACTGGGTTCGATTGCCCAGCAAATGCGAAG TGTGTAAATATGTCGCTGTGGAGCTGAAGTCAGCCTTTGAGGAAACTGGCAAGACCAAGGAGGTGATCGACACAGGCTATGGCATCCTGGACCGGAAGGCTTCAGGCGTCAAATATACCAAGTC GGACTTAAGGTTAATTGAAGTCACGGAGACCATTTGCAAGCGGCTCCTGGACTACAGCCTGCACAAGGAGAGGACCGGCAGCAACCGATTTGCTAAG GGCATGTCAGAGACCTTTGAGACGCTACACAACCTGGTGCACAAAGGGGTCAAGGTGGTGATGGACATCCCCTACGAGCTGTGGAACGAGACCTCGGCAGAGGTGGCCGACCTCAAGAAGCAG GCTGCCTGGCAGAACAGTGGTCTGGCAAGAAGGGGGACACAGCCGCCCTGGGAGGCAAGAAATCCAAGAAGAAGAGCGGCCGGGCCAAGGCCTTGGGCGGTGGCAGCAGCAAACAGAGGAAGGAGCTGGGCGACCTCGACGGAGACCCCAGCCCCGAGGAGGACGAGGGCATCCAGAAGGCTTCCCCGCTCACACACAGCCCCCCTGACGAGCTCTGAGCCTAACCCAGTGGCTCCTGCTGACCGAGAGCCTGAGCTGGGAGCCCAAGGGTCTGGGCCCCCAGCTTCCGCAGATGGAGCAGCGCAGGGCCTCAGCGGTGCCTGCCTGGCCAGTGCCGCCTCCTGCCGTGGAAACTCCAGCCCCGGGAGAACTTGGATCCGCTGCGGGCAGCCAGGGCCGGcctcttccctctgcccagcgTTCCTATCCCGACCCAGACTTCAGGCGGGCCCCGTGATCTCAGGACTGCCCAGGATTCCAGTGTGA
- the CNPY3 gene encoding protein canopy homolog 3 isoform X2: MEPLPEPASGPRLRPHRLLLLSLLLLLLLLLPAPELGPRQARAEDTDWVRLPSKCEVCKYVAVELKSAFEETGKTKEVIDTGYGILDRKASGVKYTKSDLRLIEVTETICKRLLDYSLHKERTGSNRFAKGMSETFETLHNLVHKGVKVVMDIPYELWNETSAEVADLKKQCDVLVEEFEEVIEDWYRNHQEEDLTQFLCANHVLKGKDASCLAEQWSGKKGDTAALGGKKSKKKSGRAKALGGGSSKQRKELGDLDGDPSPEEDEGIQKASPLTHSPPDEL; encoded by the exons ATGGAGCCATTACCTGAGCCCGCGTCCGGGCCCCGACTCAGGCCCCACCGTCTTCTGCTTCTTTccctgctattgctgctgctgctgctactgccggCCCCGGAGCTGGGCCCCAGGCAAGCCCGAGCCGAGGACACCGACTGGGTTCGATTGCCCAGCAAATGCGAAG TGTGTAAATATGTCGCTGTGGAGCTGAAGTCAGCCTTTGAGGAAACTGGCAAGACCAAGGAGGTGATCGACACAGGCTATGGCATCCTGGACCGGAAGGCTTCAGGCGTCAAATATACCAAGTC GGACTTAAGGTTAATTGAAGTCACGGAGACCATTTGCAAGCGGCTCCTGGACTACAGCCTGCACAAGGAGAGGACCGGCAGCAACCGATTTGCTAAG GGCATGTCAGAGACCTTTGAGACGCTACACAACCTGGTGCACAAAGGGGTCAAGGTGGTGATGGACATCCCCTACGAGCTGTGGAACGAGACCTCGGCAGAGGTGGCCGACCTCAAGAAGCAG TGCGACGTCCTGGTGGAGGAGTTCGAGGAGGTGATCGAGGACTGGTACAGGAACCACCAGGAGGAGGACCTGACTCAGTTCCTCTGCGCCAACCACGTGCTAAAGGGCAAGGACGCCA GCTGCCTGGCAGAACAGTGGTCTGGCAAGAAGGGGGACACAGCCGCCCTGGGAGGCAAGAAATCCAAGAAGAAGAGCGGCCGGGCCAAGGCCTTGGGCGGTGGCAGCAGCAAACAGAGGAAGGAGCTGGGCGACCTCGACGGAGACCCCAGCCCCGAGGAGGACGAGGGCATCCAGAAGGCTTCCCCGCTCACACACAGCCCCCCTGACGAGCTCTGA
- the PTCRA gene encoding pre T-cell antigen receptor alpha: MAESWLLLLLALGCPALPTGVGSTPFPSLAPPITLLVDGKQQTLVVCLVLDVAPPGFESPIWFSAGNGSSLDAFTYGPSPAEDGTWTRLAQLSLHSEELAAWDTLVCHTGPGAGDNSQSTQPLQLSGDASSARTCLWEPLRGTRALVLRLGALRLLLFKLLLLDVLLTCSRLHAPPAVRGDPAGASGPGASGLPAPHEVPRADSRLLPQPPPPRGSSSGPADRIRRNHGGTTGRGLSVSASPPLEPRDRRRRVHTRRPRRDPRNPVWEEGPPVLRAWSSGPSLSLPTSSLGAFLCNLPPPADPSFPGG, from the exons GTGTGGGCAGCACACCCTTCCCCTCTCTGGCCCCACCAATCACACTGCTGGTGGACGGGAAGCAACAGACGCTGGTGGTCTGCCTGGTCCTTGACGTTGCACCCCCTGGCTTCGAGAGTCCCATCTGGTTCTCAGCTGGCAATGGCAGCTCACTGGATGCCTTCACCTATGGCCCTTCCCCGGCGGAGGATGGCACCTGGACTCGCTTGGCTCAGCTCTCCCTGCACTCCGAGGAGCTGGCAGCCTGGGACACCTTGGTCTGCCACactgggcctggggctggggacaACAGCCAGAGCACACAGCCCCTACAGCTGTCAG GAGACGCTTCCTCGGCCAGGACCTGCCTCTGGGAACCTCTCAGGG GGACGCGGGCCCTGGTGCTGCGGCTCGGGGCGCTACGGCTGCTGCTCTTCAAGCTGCTGCTGTTGGACGTGCTGCTGACCTGCAGCCGCCTCCACGCCCCGCCCGCCGTGCGGGGGGACCCAGCCGGAGCGTCTGGCCCTGGGGCCTCCGGTCTCCCGGCGCCCCACGAGGTCCCCCGGGCGGATAGCCGCCTCCTCCCGCAGCCTCCGCCGCCCCGAGGATCGTCCTCAGGCCCCGCCGACCGGATTCGCCGCAATCATGGGGGCACCACAGGCCGAGGTCTCAGCGTGTCCGCCTCGCCGCCGCTGGAGCCCCGGGACCGCCGCCGCCGGGTTCACACCCGCCGTCCCCGTCGGGATCCCAGGAACCCAGTCTGGGAGGAGGGGCCGCCGGTGCTCAGGGCCTGGAGCTCGGGACCCTCCTTAAGTCTTCCCACATCAAGCCTTGGAGCATTTCTCTGTAATCTGCCTCCTCCAGCTGACCCGAGCTTCCCCGGGGGCTAG